In Dama dama isolate Ldn47 chromosome X, ASM3311817v1, whole genome shotgun sequence, one genomic interval encodes:
- the LOC133052571 gene encoding cancer/testis antigen 47A-like — MSTTGDGDPGPGRQEGPAGAAGTQAGAREGVDRSSAPRRGDAMPEAEAGGVAGASGGLREAAMEGWSAEEDSDIGPAEEEEEEEEEEEEGGVGRMVDARHFPMSGFRLTFVDLVHSVLNRFYYNNHVLVRPPDGQVPVRRRTRPRLSHHSSASMAGFPEVQVPSVGPGAGPAEEAQEAEEAEAASLWETAAEAASLWETAAEEASLWETAAEEASLWETAAEESEESSLWEMAQEPAAPAETTECQDENSKAAAQGTKSEGKEKEYNKKQEEPEKDLDPAKDRPRKSSLED, encoded by the exons ATGTCCACCACGGGGGATGGAGATCCGGGCCCTGGCAGGCAGGAAGGCCCAGCAGGTGCGGCGGGGACACAGGCCGGAGCCCGCGAAGGTGTGGACCGCAGCTCCGCGCCTCGCAGGGGTGACGCCATGCCTGAGGCCGAGGCGGGTGGAGTCGCGGGGGCCTCAGGAGGCCTGAGGGAGGCGGCCATGGAGGGCTGGAGTGCTGAGGAGGACTCAGACATCGGGccggcagaggaggaggaggaggaggaggaagaggaggaggagggcggcGTGGGCCGCATGGTGGACGCGCGCCACTTCCCCATGTCCGGCTTCCGCTTAACGTTCGTGGATCTGGTGCACTCAGTGCTCAACCGTTTCTACTACAACAACCACGTCCTCGTCCGGCCCCCTGACGGCCAAGTGCCGGTCCGGCGCCGGACCCGGCCGCGCTTGTCTCATCACAGCTCGGCCTCCATGGCCGGGTTCCCCGAGGTCCAGGTGCCGTCGGTTGgaccgggggcggggccggcggagGAAGCCCAGGAGGCCGAGGAAGCCGAGGCGGCCTCTTTATGGGAGACGGCCGCCGAGGCGGCCTCTCTATGGGAGACGGCCGCCGAGGAGGCCTCTTTATGGGAGACGGCCGCCGAGGAGGCCTCTTTATGGGAGACGGCCGCCGAGGAGTCTGAGGAATCCAGCTTGTGGGAAATGGCGCAGGAGCCAGCCGCGCCTGCGG AAACAACTGAATGCCAGGATGAGAACTCCAAAGCAGCAGCTCAGGGCACCAAAAgtgaggggaaagaaaaggagtataacaaaaaacaagaagaaccagaaaaggatCTGGACCCAGCAAAGGACAGGCCCAGAAAGTCCAG TTTGGAAGACtag